Sequence from the Acidihalobacter prosperus genome:
GCGGCATAGATCTCCCGCTCCTTATCCAGCAGCTCCTGCGGCACCTCATCGGCATCGACGCAAACGGGGCGGGAAGCGGCGATGTGCATGCAGATATCGCGCGCAAGGGCGTCGTCGCCGCCGTCCATGTCCACGACCACGCCGATCCGCGTGCCGTGAATATAGGTGCCCAGGCGATCCCCGGAAGCCTCGAAGCGCGCGAAGCGGCGAACCTGGACGTTTTCGCCTACCTTGGACACCAGCTCCTGACGACGCTCTTCCAGGGTCTTGCCGTCATCGCCTGCGGGCAGGGCCGACAGTGCCTCGACATCGGCGGGATTCTGGCCCAACGCACGTTCGGCAACCAACGCCACGAAACCGGCAAAGTTCTCGTCCTTGCCGACGAAGTCGGTTTCGCAGTTGACCTCGACCAGGACCGCGGCCTTGCCGTCCTCGGAGCGGATCGACGCCACCTGCCCTTCGGCTGCGATACGGCCGGCCTTCTTGACCGCCTTGGCTGCGCCGGACTTGCGCATGGCTTCGATGGCGGCCTCGATGTCGCCGTTGTTCTCGGTCAGGGCCTTCTTGCACTCCATCATGCCGGCTCCGGTGCGTTCACGAAGCTCCTTGACCAGACTTGCGGTTATTTGCATGCCTCTACAATCTCCTCAATTCGGGGTGATGAATGCGGCTTCAGGACGCGGCATCGGCAGCCTGGGCTGCGAGCTCGGCCTCGACGGCGTCGGACTTGTCCTTGGCGGCACCGGCGCTGTTGCGCGCAATCAGACGACCCTCGTTGATCGCATCGGCCGCGGCGGTCACATACAGCTGGATCGCGCGCATGGCGTCGTCATTGCCGGGTATCACGTAGTCGACATTGTCCAGCGGGTTGTTCGTATCCACCACCGCCACCACCGGAATACCCAGCTTGGCGGCCTCGCTTACG
This genomic interval carries:
- the tsf gene encoding translation elongation factor Ts, with protein sequence MQITASLVKELRERTGAGMMECKKALTENNGDIEAAIEAMRKSGAAKAVKKAGRIAAEGQVASIRSEDGKAAVLVEVNCETDFVGKDENFAGFVALVAERALGQNPADVEALSALPAGDDGKTLEERRQELVSKVGENVQVRRFARFEASGDRLGTYIHGTRIGVVVDMDGGDDALARDICMHIAASRPVCVDADEVPQELLDKEREIYAAQAAESGKPPEIVEKMVEGRIKKYLGEITLLGQPFVKQPDVSVGKLLADAGASVHRFVRYEVGEGIEKQAENFAEEVMAQVKGA